The sequence GGTTCGTCGTCGATGGGCCGAAGAGCCCGGCGAAGGCGACGGCGGCGATCAGTTCAGGGAAGGCGAAGAAGCTGTCGGTGACGCGCATCAGGGCGAAGTCGCCCGCGCGGCCTGCGCGAGCGGCGACCAGTCCCACGGCGGTGCCGACCAGCAGCCCGACTGTAGCGATGGCGAGCGACAGGCCCAGCGACCAGACCGCGCCGTGCAGCAGCCGCGTGCCTATGTCCCGTCCCAGATGGTCCGTGCCGAACCAGTGGTCGGCGTTCGGGGAAGACAGGCGGTCGAGGAAGTCCACATCCCCCGGCGCGTAGGGCGTCAGCCACAGCGCCAACGCGACGAGCGTCGCAAGGACGGCCATCGCCAAGGCCGTGCGGCGGGCGAATAGGCTGATCGGCGCGCGCGGCGCCGCGGCGGGTAGCCTGAGCACCGTCACCGTGCCACCTCCGCAGGGCGCGTCCGTGGATCGGCGAGGGCCTGCACCGCGTCGATGGCCGTGTTGATGACCACGTAGGTCGTGGCGAAGAACATCACGAGGAACATCGTCATCGGCAGGTCGCGCGATAGCACCGACGCCGCCAGCAGCGAGCCGAGACCCGCGCGTGAGAAGACCAGCTCCACGATCACCGCGCCTTCAAGGAGTGAGGCGAGGTCCAATCCGATCATCGTCAGCGCCGGGATGCGAGCATGCGGGATGACATGGGACAGGAAGATCTC is a genomic window of Pontivivens ytuae containing:
- a CDS encoding ABC transporter permease; its protein translation is MTVLRLPAAAPRAPISLFARRTALAMAVLATLVALALWLTPYAPGDVDFLDRLSSPNADHWFGTDHLGRDIGTRLLHGAVWSLGLSLAIATVGLLVGTAVGLVAARAGRAGDFALMRVTDSFFAFPELIAAVAFAGLFGPSTTNLVIALSVVSWMKFARLARSLAHGLNERDFVIQARLNGLPATLIIWRHVLPNVIPSLLVLWTNTWSRTILAVSGLSFLGFGVQPPTAEWGAMLLDGKPYMQTAPHVMIFPGLAVLLSVLVINLVGDRLRDIVAAQEAR